CCCGCCAGATACAGCTCCTTGATGATCGGCAGCTCGGTCGGGAACGGGCGGCCGGCCTCGCGCAGCGCGTCGCGGTACACGCCCATCTGGCGCTCGAGCACCGCGAGCTTGGCGTGGGGGTTGATCACCCACGCGTCGGCCATCCGCGCCGCGCGGGCCACCGCCGCGTCGTTGTTGGCCGCGAACCAGATCGGCGGGTGCGGCTGCTGCACCGGGCGCAGCATCATGCGCGCGCGCGTGAGATGGAAGAAGCGGCCGTGGTGGGTCACCTCGTCGTCCGCCCAGAGGCGCTTGATGACCTCGAGGCCCTCCACGAAGCGCCCCACCCGCTCCTTGGGCGCGATGCCGAAGGCCTCGTTCTCCTCCTCGCGATAGCCGAGGCCCACCCCGAAGACGAAGCGCCCCTCGGTGATGACGTCGAGCGTGGCGACCTGCTCGGCCACGTCCACCGGATTGAGCAGCGGCAGCAGGATCACGGTGGCGCCGACCCGCATCGTGCCCGCCTCCGCGGCGAGCCGCGCCAGCGCGGGCAGGCTCTGCACCTCCTGGAACGGCGTGGACAGGAAGTGCTGGCCCATCACGATGAGACCGAAGCCGGCGTCGCGCGCCGCCCGGACCTGGTCGATGTGCTCGCGGAAGCGATCGACCATGGACACGCCGGGCGGATGCTGCTTGGAGACGATCAGGCCGAAGTTCATCCCGCTGCCCTGTGTATCAACTGCGATGGGTGGAGTCAAGGCGGAGCGTCACCGCCGTGCCACGCGCATGCGGACGCCCGGCGTCGGCCGCAGCGTGATGTAGGGCGTGGGGACGATGCGCTGGCCCGGGATGAGGTCGAGTCGGAAGCGCGACGCGATGGCGGCGAGGATCAGGACGGCTTTCGCGGCTCCGGGCCACGACCAGCTCCTCGAGCGCGTCCGGGTAGATTGGCAGGACGCGATAGGGCCCGAGCCGCGTCTCGACGACCCGTAGTGTCGCGCGCACGACTCGTAGAAGCCGAGCTGGTCGCGCCGGATCGCCGCCGCGCTGCCGCTCAGATAGCCGCCCTTCGGACCGGCGAGAGGCGTCGCCATCGGCGCCACCCTAGCACCGGTCAACCGGGTAGGCCACCGGCCGCCTTTCCCCGCGCCCGCCGGCCACGTAGAATCCGAGACGTGGCATCGCGCGAGAGCGTGGACCTGGCGGCCTGGCGACGGTCCGAACGCGAGCGCCTCATCGGCGCGCGCGAGCGCCTCGACGCCGAGACGCGCGAGCGCTTTCGTCGCCGCATCGACGGACATCTGACCCGCTCGTTCCCCGGCCTTCCGGCCGCGACGATCGCATTCGGCTGGCCGACGCGGGGCGAGTACGACGCCCGCCCGCTGGCCGCCGCCCTGCGCGCGCGCGGGGCGGTGACCGCGCTCCCGGTGGTCGTCGCGCCCCGGCAGCCGATGATCTTCCGCGAGTGGCACGACGGCGTGGCGCTCACGCCCGGGCCGCTGGGCATTCCCTATCCCGCCGGATCGGAACCGGTCGTCCCCACCGTCGTGCTCGTCCCCCTGATCGGCTGGGACGGTTCGGGCTATCGCCTCGGTTACGGGGCCGGCTACTTCGACCGGACCCTGGCGAGCGCGCCCAGGCCGCTCGTCGCCATCGGCGTCGGCTACGAGCTGGCGAAGATGGAAACCATCCGGCCCCAGCCCTGGGACGTGCCGATGGACTGGATCGTCACCGAGCGCGGCGTCTATCGTCGCGACCCCGGGGGGCTCGAGTTTCTGGGCGATCCGGCGCCGGGTGACCCGGGGACGCTGGCCTCGCCGGTGTGCTACGCAGACGAGATCGACCCGGGACGCTTCGGCGAGTCGGATCGCGACGGCTAGGGCATCGTGCCGGTGAGCTTCAGCTGACGGCCGGCCCGCAGCACCGTCACGTTCACCGGGGCCGCCGCGCCGAGCCGGCTGGTGCGCTCGCGGATCTTGGCGAGATCGGCGGCTGTCGCGATCGCGAGCCCCTGCACGTTGAGGATGATGTCTCCGCCGACCACCAGCGGCTGGCCGTCGATGGTGGCGGTCTTGCGCCCGCCCCGGATGCCCATCTGATCGGCGGTCGAGCCCTTGGCCACGGACTTGACCAGGAAGCCGCCGGTCTTGGGGGGCAGGTTGAACACGTCGGCCAGCTCGTCGGACAGGAGCTGACCTTCCACCCCGGACCAGAGCGAGCGCTTCTCCAGCAGCAGCTGCTTCGCGGTGTTCATGGTCACCACGAACCCGAGGCCCTCGCTCCCGCCGCCCTTGGAGATGACGTGGCTCACGATGCCGACGACCTCGCCGCCCAGGTTGAACAGCGGCCCGCCCGAATTGCCGGTATTGATGCTGGCGTCGGTCTGGAAGAACTCGGCGAGCGGGATCGCCCGGTACACCGTGCCCGGCGCCCACCGCGCGCTGATCCAGCCCACGCTGAGCGCGTGCCCCAGGCCATAGGGCGCCCCGACGACGACGACCTGCTCGCCCACCCGCACCGTGTCGGAGTTGGCGAGCTTCGCGGCCTCGAGGCCGGGCGGCACCTGCTCCAGCTGGAGCAGCCCCAGATCCGCGGCCTGCTCGGAGGCGAGCACGCGCGCCGCCACCGTCCTGCCTCCGAGGAACTGCACCTTGATCGCGGCGGCGCCCTGGATCACGTGCGCCGCGGTCATGATGCGCCCGTCGCTCGAGACGACGACGCCCGAGCCGACCTCGCCGACCGTGCCGTCCGCGGTCTCGGCCTGCACCACCACCACCGTCGTGGCGACTTTCCCGAACAGGTCGGCCACGCCCTGCGCGCTCGCGACCGCCGACGTCGTGCCGGCGACGAGGCCGACCAGAGCGACCGCGAGCCACGTGCGCATGCACCGTGCTCGTAGCAAACCGGATGCCGAGGACAGCGGCCCGGTCGACGGCCCGTTCGGCCGATTGGCCGGCGCCAGCGACACGCGATTACCGACTCGAACGCGATTACCGAGTCGTACCACTCGGCGACGGCCTACTTCAGCCAGCCCTTCTCACGGTAGTAGCGCTCGGCGCCGGGATGCAGCGGCACCCCGAGGTGCTGATAGGCACTGGCCGGATCGTAGTCGGCGAGGCTCGGGTGGATGCGGTGCACGCGATCCGGATTGTCGTTGATGACTTTGGTGATGAGATACGCGAGATCGGGGGACAGGCTGGCCGAGGCCGCGATGGTGGAACCCATGCCGGCCGACGGGATCGCCTCGTCCGCGTTCACCGCCTTCGGATACGTGCCGCGCGGGATCGCCCCATCCGCGAAGCCGAACCGGGCCAGCGACTCCACGAGCGGCTTCGGGAACGGGAGCAATCGGAGCCGCCGTCCCTCCGAGGCCTCCAGCACCGACGCGGCCGGCAGGGCGAGGAACGCGAACACGCCGTCCACCTTGTGATTCCGGAATGCCGCGGCCTGCTCGGCGTAGGAGCCGCGGAGGAACTTCGCGCCCACCGACTCCCAGGCCCGGTAGCAATCGGACGGCTTGCCGGGCGTGCAGAGGCCGTAGTGCGCCAGGATCTTCTCCATGCCCCACACGTCCGCGGTGCCGGGCCGGGAGATGGCGAGACGGATCGGCCGGCGGCGACCCACGATCTCGTCGATCGTCGTCGCGGCGAACCGCGATTCGGCGGCGACGTAGAAGTGAAAGACGTTGGGGCTCATGTTGCCGGCCAGCCCCAGCAGGCCGTCCATCTTCCGCCCCACGTACGGGTCGTCTCCGGCCAGCGCCGCGCCGAGCAGCAGCGGCATGCCCATGCCCACGCCGGCATCGCCCCGGGACAGGAGCACGGGGTTCTGCGTCCCGCCGCCGGGGACGACCCGGA
This region of Candidatus Methylomirabilota bacterium genomic DNA includes:
- a CDS encoding LLM class flavin-dependent oxidoreductase — translated: MNFGLIVSKQHPPGVSMVDRFREHIDQVRAARDAGFGLIVMGQHFLSTPFQEVQSLPALARLAAEAGTMRVGATVILLPLLNPVDVAEQVATLDVITEGRFVFGVGLGYREEENEAFGIAPKERVGRFVEGLEVIKRLWADDEVTHHGRFFHLTRARMMLRPVQQPHPPIWFAANNDAAVARAARMADAWVINPHAKLAVLERQMGVYRDALREAGRPFPTELPIIKELYLAGDRRTALTECRPFLEAKYKAYASWGQDKALPEGDSFAHEFEDLVADRFIVGDPDDAVREITRYAERLGVNSFIFRVQWPGMEQARVLRTIALLAERVLPALRTSRVGA
- a CDS encoding 5-formyltetrahydrofolate cyclo-ligase, whose translation is MASRESVDLAAWRRSERERLIGARERLDAETRERFRRRIDGHLTRSFPGLPAATIAFGWPTRGEYDARPLAAALRARGAVTALPVVVAPRQPMIFREWHDGVALTPGPLGIPYPAGSEPVVPTVVLVPLIGWDGSGYRLGYGAGYFDRTLASAPRPLVAIGVGYELAKMETIRPQPWDVPMDWIVTERGVYRRDPGGLEFLGDPAPGDPGTLASPVCYADEIDPGRFGESDRDG
- a CDS encoding trypsin-like peptidase domain-containing protein, coding for MRTWLAVALVGLVAGTTSAVASAQGVADLFGKVATTVVVVQAETADGTVGEVGSGVVVSSDGRIMTAAHVIQGAAAIKVQFLGGRTVAARVLASEQAADLGLLQLEQVPPGLEAAKLANSDTVRVGEQVVVVGAPYGLGHALSVGWISARWAPGTVYRAIPLAEFFQTDASINTGNSGGPLFNLGGEVVGIVSHVISKGGGSEGLGFVVTMNTAKQLLLEKRSLWSGVEGQLLSDELADVFNLPPKTGGFLVKSVAKGSTADQMGIRGGRKTATIDGQPLVVGGDIILNVQGLAIATAADLAKIRERTSRLGAAAPVNVTVLRAGRQLKLTGTMP
- a CDS encoding TAXI family TRAP transporter solute-binding subunit, which translates into the protein MARTVLLGLTALLLALSDAPAAGQEQLTWAGGVAGGGWETISNGMAALIREKAGLNIRVVPGGGTQNPVLLSRGDAGVGMGMPLLLGAALAGDDPYVGRKMDGLLGLAGNMSPNVFHFYVAAESRFAATTIDEIVGRRRPIRLAISRPGTADVWGMEKILAHYGLCTPGKPSDCYRAWESVGAKFLRGSYAEQAAAFRNHKVDGVFAFLALPAASVLEASEGRRLRLLPFPKPLVESLARFGFADGAIPRGTYPKAVNADEAIPSAGMGSTIAASASLSPDLAYLITKVINDNPDRVHRIHPSLADYDPASAYQHLGVPLHPGAERYYREKGWLK